TTTGTTCTTCAATGATGGATTTAGTGTTATAATTTCTTTTGCACGTTTCAATGCCTCAGCGTTTAGAACAGTAGACCGAAAATCAACAAGTTCAACATGTTATTCACCTTTCGTGTCCTTATCTGTTGGAATATTTCATTGTCGACATGGAACAACAGCTGAAGGCCATATGTCCCtggaggtagtgtgtgtgtgtgtaaacagacaCCGGTGTTAATATTCATGTCATACCATCTATTTATAACCATGTGCctgcaggctgtgtgtgtctgaggtggGAGGCCTGGCCARGGCTGCAGCCGGAGAGctccacagcccagtaagctgcaGCTCAGAGGATGACTCCACAGAGccctacaccacagagagactgAGCAGACTGCCTGGAGGCTACACGCCTCTCACTGAACCCTTCAATGCCCTGGACATAGACTTCAACAACGTGCAGGTCAGCGGCAGTAGAGCGTCTTTATGTGTACATGGATAACATATAAACCAGAATTACATCTCTATGGGGAACTGTTAGTTATCATCAACAACTACGACTTACAGCCTCACAGTGGCATTGCTGTCTGTAGATTCTGTATATTGATAACAAAACAATATCTCGTATGTCAAAAGCCTCATACTCTCAAGCTTTTCAAAATCGAACAAGCTAGTTTGCGTGATATTTGGCTATAGGTTCCAAGAATACAAGAGCAGTGATTGTATTATGCTATGCTAACTGTACCCCAGGAGCTGGAGGGTCTGTGCTCCAGGGAGGTGAGCCGGGTGCYTCTGCCTGTAACTGGGGAGGGTCTGCTGGACGCRCTGGCCGTGTggttccagctccacctggacCAGGAGAGTAGCCTGTCCACCGGCCCTAAGGAGGACACCTGCTGGGAGCAGGCCATCTACCCCGTTCAGACACCACACAGTAGGATCATTTATATAAGACatgaatgtacactgagtgtacaaaacattaggaacaccttcccttttgccctcaggacagcctcaattcgttgggggcatggactctgtaagatgtcgaaagtgttccacagggatgctgcccatgttgactctaatgcttcccacagttgtcaagttggctagatgtcctttgggtggtggaccattctttatacacacaggaaactgttgagtgtgaaaaacccatcagtgatgcagttcttgacacgctcaaaccggtgctcctggcacctactaccataccccattgaaaggaacttaaatcttttgtcttgccctttcaccctctgaatggcacacatacacaatccatgtctcaaagttTAAATATCCTCCTGCACTTCAACAccgatttgaagtggatttaacaagtgacctcaataacggatcaaagctttcacctggtcagtctatatccctcaaactcaactctggaccttgaagccagttccactgcttttttttcattgttctccTCTAATCAGGCACTGAtttttagacctgggacatcaggtgggtgcaatgaattatcaggtagaacagaaaaccagcaggctctgaacctcgtagggtaagagttgagaacccctggtctatttcatggaaagagcaggtgttcataatgttttgtacactcagtgcctATACACATGCAGTGAGGTAGTATATTTAGACAACTGCACACTACTCCACTGTAGGTGTATGATGTAGTGTTGCAGTGTGTAGTGTTGCAGTGTGTAGTGTTGCAGTGTGTAGTGTTGCAGTGCGTAGGGAGCAGTGTGCATAAACATCTCTACATAGATCCCTTCTAATCATACAGTAAGAGATGCACTGTAGAGACTGATCAAGTTCTACACAGATTCTCCTGACATCCACTCAGAACAACTATTGCAGTAATAAATTACACAtatattacatactgtacataatataTACAAATAGTGTTCTTGCATATTCCGCCGTAATATTTGTCCCCTTCTGATGTTTGCAATGCAATTCCCCATTCCATCAAACGGGGGCAGTAGGCTACATATAGAAGAAACCTATTCCATTGAAGACAGTAGGCAATGACTGAAGTCAACTTASACTGTAACCTCAAGGCTGTTATTGGRTGTCTTTGGTTTGTCTAGCTGGATTTCACAACCATGAACATTCAAATGGATTGAATGAATTCTACGCAAATAGGCTTGACCTTTGTCTGCAAACAATTCTGTATTCCTTTATCTTGTCAGGCTATTGTGCTCTATCCAGACGTGGAACAACAAAGTGAAGTTGTACCGTGGTGGTGTCATTCAGCTGCTGAGCtcagtgtttctgtacagcagtgTTGCTAATTGACAGGGGCAGCGTCTAGGGACCCACCAGACACCATCCCCGCTATTATTCCCGATGATCATCGACATCCGTTTCCCGGCTGCCGTGGCGAGACAGACGGGTGCACCGGGARCGCCTGTGACACTCTTTAGTGTTCATGAATCTCTTATAGGCTATACATATGTATTTTCCCCAAACGCCCCCTGACAACGACAAGCCACACGCTGCCGTGATGacactctgtctgtgtgcctcCCTCCTGAATCTCATTTCCCTCGCTCCCCTGCTcctacccctctcttcctctccctctttctttttgtGCAGTGGCAAAGCATCTTGTTCCATGCCAGTTCTGTTTACTTGTTGTTGTGGTTCATGAATAAACAGTKATGTGTGCAACAAGGCCTTATAAAAAAGAAAGGAATCAACTTGTTACTTATGATATGRCAAGAATTTGTACGTCATTTGCAATTTCACGTGCTTTATTTATTAGACTTYGAAAAGGGTCACACACTTCAAAACAAATGTACATACagtgagtgtataaaacattatgaacacctgctctttccctgacatagactgaccaggtgaaagctttgatcccttattgatgtcacttgtaaaaTCCACTTAaataagtgtagatgaaggggaggagacaggtttaagaattgagacatggattgtgtatgtgtgccattcagagggtgaatgggctaaACATTTAAGTGATGGTGCAACGCATTGGATGGTTGTTTATTCAATGTCYATAGGTTTGTATCTGTCCTTATTCAAATGAACCATYAAATGAAATGTCTCGTCAGATTTTCCCCTGAGGCCTGGTGACGAGCTCATCGTGGAGATCTCCTGCCGGGATGCCTACCTGAGACTCTGCAGCGTCGCCGTAGCGAGAGACGGACGAGAGTTCCGTCTAGACGACTGTCTGGATCCAGACAAACCTAGAAACAACCCAGGCCCGAGCYGCAATCCCAACCCAAGCCTTAACGCCGAGGCAGAACTGTGCAGCGCCCTAGCTTGCCTcgggacagagcagagcagtggaCCTCGAGACTACACCATGCTGGAGTGTGCTGAAATGGCCCTCCTCAACAACCAGCCCTACCACGATAGTTTCCGCAGGGCACTGGCTAAACTCATCACCAACCTGAAGGACGCTCGTTCGGTCCAGGGTCCCAGCCAGGGTCAAGGGTTAGAGGTCATGCCTCTCACTGACCCCCCCAGtggccctatggaccctggtccaGACCCCTTCTATGTGCTGGACGTGTCRGAGggcttctctgttctctccctcatgGCAGCCAGTCAGGGCCAGGTGAAGGCCTATAGTTCGGTAGAGAAGACCCAGCACCAGGCGGTGCTCAGGAGGCTGGCCAGGGCCAACGGTGTCCCAGAGGAGGCTCTCGAGTTCTGGCTGAACCAGGTGGAGGACGAGCAGGCGGTGCTCCAGAGACCCTCCAGGGAGAAGCTGTGGAGCGCCATTATATTAGACTGTGTGGAGACCTGTGGCTTAGTGAGGCAGAAGCTGATGGAGAAAGCCACACTAGCCAGGTAGGAAGATGGAGCAAGCACTGCTGGGAAAGGTAGTTTTGGTAGTAACTGGTAGTATGTATGAAGTGCTGGTGGAATTTTATAGTGTTTTAGGAATGAGGTGGGATTGTGGATCATATTGCAGCATCTCAAATGTTGATATTGAATCTTCAGTGTTGTGACATTGGGAAAAATATACTATTTGGGTTTGGAAGAATCTGTCCCTTTTTTTTGTACAAATGTTTGATTGTTTTGGTGGGGTCCATCCATGGCAGGTGCCTGTTGGAGGACGGCGGTCAGATCTTCCCAGAGAGAATAGTGTTGTACGGGATGCTGGTGGAGTCTGACACCCTGCTGCTGGAGAGTGCTGTCCAGGGCCAGGAGCCTACACTGGGCTTCAACATCGCCCCGTTCATCAACCAGTTCACTGTGAGTTAGTGACACACCTCCCCAGATCCGCTGCATGCATACTGTYTCTCCCCACCTGRCTTGCATATGTCGTCACTAGGGCCTGAGGTTTTAATGatatagttaagcaataaggccagaggggttGTGGTATGTGCCAAAGGCGTTCTAGCACCGATGCAACAcgaagtgcctggatacagcccttagctgtggtatgttgccaataccacaaacccccaaggagccttattgctatatAAACTGGTTATTAAAGCAGTAAATatgatgttttgtcatacctgtggtatacagtctgatataccgtttatatataaatatattattatcTCTTTACACGTCTACAAAACAATAGCACaaccagctctttccatgacagactgaccaggtgaatccagttgaaaagCATGATtccgtattgatgtcacttgttaaatccaatcagtgtagatgaaggaggagaaagttaaaaggatttttaagccttgagacaattgagacatggattgtgtatgtgtcattCACAGGGTGAATGCGAAGACAaaaatttaagtgcctttaaacggggtatggtagtaggtgccaggcgcactggtttgagtgttcaagaactgcaacgctgctgggtttttcacactgaaTCATCCGTGTgtacaagaatggtccaccacccaaaggacatccagccaacttgacacaactgtggaaagcattggagtcaacatgggccagtccatgccccgacaattgaggctgttctgagcaagcgccatgctctaccaactgagctacagaggacgaGTCCGCTCACattgtcaggaaaaactcctgctCTAGTCACGCTCCCCAGCTCTAAATGCATGCACTATACTCTGATAACTAACAAAGTTGTATAGTAATTTACTGCATGGTTAGGGGAAAAGTATGGTCAACTCAAATTCATTCTACTGACACAACTCCCAAACCTTTCTCGCTcaacatgtctctctcctctcatatctGGTATTCCCTCTCATGTCACTGATGCAATAGTCATATATTGACAGCTGCCTCAATGTTCTTTGTACCTTGCATCATTCTTCTGATTCAAAGGACAGGCTCCTGAGACACACCAACATGTTGCCTGAGGGTTGTAACATCTTACTCAAGATGGCTGCTGACATATaatgccaacccccccccccaccaaataTTCTGGACGAAACTAAACATTGTTTTCTTATAGTTTCTTTCCGCAGTACTGTTATGGTTTCTCGCTGCCGTAGCAGTTGAGCTCAAGTGAACCAATTTGAAAGGgcacaatacatttaaactgtccTTTTACTGTGCTTTTTTAAGTGAAACTGGGTTTTAAAAACCCATTTCGCTTGCAATGCAACCTTCTACGTTGAGACTTCTGTTTTCTTTTATCTGGCTTTCCGTCGGTGTTACGGAGAGCTGAGAAATCCTTTTAAGTTGTCTGTCTTTTCCGGTGTCTTGTTGGCGCTCTAATTTTCYGCGTTGGCTCCGGCGGGACGGCAGTTTGTTTAAACAGATGTTGTCTCTGAAGAGCTCAGACAAGGGCACGACTGTCACACAGGGGAAGGCATTCACACGGCTTCACGTAAGGACATCCCTACCTGGATCCATCACTAAGCATTACATCAATGACATCAAACGGAGAGCGGCGGAGACACCGGGAGCtgtgacagggaggaggaggcagcGGCATTCGTTTGTTCTCTGTGACAGTGACACTGTCGCTCGATGAGAACTCTCCTCCTGCTTTCTAGAGCGGTGCGGTGCGTTGCAGCAGGTCACAAgagttacatttttttgttaacaCCTGACAACTAGTGAAACTAGCTGGAGAGTTTGGGAAATACTGAACTAGACTACATGGACTGCCTTGTCATTCTGTTTTAAAGGGGTTGAATTAGTTTCAGATGTAGGGTTGTATAGATGTCCGCTAAATGGACATCTAATATGTAACAATGATATGATCTCTCTCCTTCCTAGGTTCCAGTCCATGTGTTTCTGGACTTGTCCACTCTGCAGTGTAGACATCTCAGTGACTCTGTAGAACTCTTTATCCTGGACCTCATGAACACCAACGCCAACTATACCAACAGAGAAGTCAAGGTAAAGACCCAACTCGACAGATTCATTTAGTTATAGATACATTATTGCTAGATTCCTTGGCAGTGTCAGTACTTCCACTGAGCTGTGGCCCTGACCAtagaaataaactcagcaaaaaaagaaatgtccctttttcaggaccctgtctttcaaagataattcgtaaaaatccaaataacttcacagatcttcattgtaaagtgtttaaacattttcccacaattaatgaacatgcacctgtggaacgctcgttaagacactaacagcttacagacggtaggcaattaaggtcacagttataaaaatTTAGGACatcaaagaggcctttctactgactctgaaaaacacctaaagaaagatgcccagggtccctgctcatctgtgtgaacatgccttaggcatgctgcaaggaggcatgaggactgcaaatgtggccagggcaataaattgcaatgtctgtactgtgagacccCTAAGACAGCGAGACAGGACggatagctgatcgtcctcgcagtggcagaccacgtgtcacaacacctgcacaggatcggtacatccgaacatcacacctgagggacaggtacaggatggcaacaacaactgcccgagttacaccagggtacgcacaatccccccatcagtgctcagactgtctgcaataggctgagagaggctggactgagggcttgtaggcctgttgtaaggcaggtcctcaccagacatgacccggcaacaacgttgcctatgggcacaaacccaccgtcgctggaccagacaggactggcaaaaagtgctcttcactgacgagtcgcggctttgtctcaccaggggtgatggtcggattcgcattatcgtcaaaggaatgagcgttacaccgatgcctgtactctggagcgggatcgatttggaggtggagtccGTCATGGCACGGGCGGTGtgtcggactgagcttgtttcattgcaggcaatctcaacctgtgcgttacaggaaagacatcctcctccctcatgtgtaccttctgcaggctcatcctgacatgaccctccagcatgacaatgcaccagcctTACTGTCTCGTGATTCCTgcaaacaggaatgtcagtgttctgccatggccagcaagagcccagatctcaatcccattgagcacgtctgggacctgttgaggAGTGAGGTAGGCCATTCCCCGCAGAAATGTCGGAACTTGcagtgtcttggtggaagagtaggtaacatctcacacaagaactggcaaatctggtcagtcagaggagatgcactgcagtacttcatgcagctggtggccacaccagatatgactgttacttttgattttaccccctttgttcagacacattacagaaatttttagtcacatgtctgtgagcTTGTTcatttgtctcagttgttgaatctcatgttcatacaaatatttacagttaagtttttctgaaaataaaagcagttgaggacatttttttgctgagtttacaattaCTATTTATTATTACAATAGTGTTTTCTATTCCCACTCTGTTTTTCTCCCAGGTCCAGGCTAGTGCCTCAGGCAGGGTGACTGCTGTGCCCTTCTGGTACCAGATCCACCTGAACGAGGAGATCAGCGTGAGCACCTTCAACCAGGACTCCCATTGGAAGCAGGCTGCCGTGGTGCTGCACCAGCCCCTGGcagtgagggagggagactggGTACGACTGGCCGTCACCCTGCAGAAGAGCTCCATCTCCATATCAGCCAGTATAGAGGAAGAGGCTGGGGAGACCGGGACTGTGGATTCTGTTAGAGAGMCCGCTCAGTGACTGTCTGTGATATGAACAGTACAAGAGTCAACTTCATAAGTGTTTTAAAGGAGGGAGTTGTGGTGCTTTTGATTCTACAAGAGCATCAAGTCCACTCAGTCTTACTGGGAGAGAGGTCAAGGTATCACTCTGGATTCTATATTATGAGTGTGAACGGCATACATGTCGAGGAAGGGATTGGACTATGGATGCTCCGGAAGCGCCAGCTCTAAAATGACCCCACAATAGCTACCATCTCAATATGCCTTCTCTCAGGACTTTCACaaagacatttacatgttttatgATGTGCTTATCTTGAGACGTTTTGGTCTTCAGTGTGTTCATAATCTTGTTTTGGAATGACGTCTCTTGATTATGGTTGCAGTCCGAATTAAAATGTTTCGTATCAGCACTTGCATTTTATCTCCAAAATAATAATTTAgaatcaaataaaatcataatGAACAAACAAGGGACTTGTCATCTCAACATTGTGTCAATTTCTTATTGACACTAGCAAAAACTGACAGTCACATTGAATTTAATTTATTGGAGGGTGAATGTTTGGAACCTTGAGTTGAACTTTCAAAGACAAAGGTGCTGACACGTTTTGATGTAGTACTTCCCTCAAGGTTAACACACTTGACACACATTCCTGATAGGAAGACGTTCTACTAATGGATGACAAMGAAACTAGTAAAAGACTGAAATCAATCCCTTTCAGTACGGTAAATCACAACTAATATCCCTGAAAAGCTTAAAACAGAAATTAGAATGGTAAGAAAAATGTCAGCTACATTGGTCCAACAAAATCTATAACCATGACTGTGTACGCATCAGTTTATATTTACAAATGAGAGGCAGARGTGAAATGTGTGTATTACATGATAGTGGATATAGTGTGGATACACTAGGACCACGTACGGCACATAGAAGAACAAGGCATCTGAGAAGATTAGAGACTGTTAGCGTTAATGCCAAAGTGAGACACAGCTTCATGCTTAAATCTGTACCATAGGTTCAAAGACCGTATTCAAGCATGTGCAAACCAATGatgttcagtaccagtcaaaagtatggacaccttctcattcaagggtttttctttatgccaaaagtgtgcaaagctatcaaggcaaagggtggctactttgaagaatcccaaataaaaacattttggggttactacatgattccgtgtgtgttatttcatagttttgatgtcttcactattaatctacaatgtagaaaatagtaaaaaataaagaaaaaccctagaatgagtggtactgtatataaaccaaTCATTGGTGCAAACCAGTATTTTGTATAAGTTTCAGTTTGAACGTTTCCGTAGCAACAACTAAAAGCCTTGGTAAATGATGAAGGAGTTTGTAGTGATATCACCCCGGTGCTATTATAGAACAAGTATACTGGTAAAATCTCTCACCGGCTTTTGAACTTGAAGTCCAGACCCATTACAATGAAGAGGGGTTATACTAAAATAAGGTATTATTTACCATTATGACTCAGTAGTACAATACAAGAAAAAAATATCTTAAGTGTCATGAGACCCTTACGAAAGCTTATGAACATTCTTCGAGCTGTCATTGACAGAGGTCCATCTGCATCAGCCCTGGTGGACGAATGACTCGCTACAATGTTGCTTGATTAACGTGTGCTTTTTCAACACTTGCTTTAAATTTGGTCATGTGCGGGTTAGCCAAATATCGTCTGTAGGGGAAACATAGCCYAGGCCATACTTGGTTCCTGCCCAATTGTGTTTGGTATAACYTGCATTCAGAGTTCCCATTGGAGAATTTTAGCGATGACGCTAAGTTAGGTGATAACGACAAGGTCGTCTGTAARTGAGTCTGTTGGCTCGTTGGTGGTGTTTCTGGGCTCTGGAGCTTGTCTACCAtcgtcttccctctcctctccatccccctctccaatCCACTGAGCATTGCTGAGCCCGGCGGGGGCCGACAGGGAGTGGTGTTTGGGTTTTGCCAGGCCCTGGTACGACCCTTTGGGGACGCCGGGTTGGACAAGGCCTCCGTGGGACGATGGCGTCCAGGAGCCTGGAGAAAGCAAGCCTGAGCGCTCGCCGTCATCCTCCGCCTCACCGAAGTAGGTCTTCCTAGGTCGCCCATAACCGTTCTCCCTGTATCAGGaaagaaaaaatgtgtttgaagaTATGAGAATGCGAATACACTCACATAATAGTGTAACATTTTTATTCTCTCATGACATTCTATTAACATAAATCGAGTAGCTAGCCAATGCATTTGGTTCTGAGATGAATCCTTTCTCAACAAAGTTCTTAACAGGGCTTTTTGATCCATCCATGCAGACTCTATGAGTCAAGCCAAATGGAGGAGAACTAACCGACGTTGCGGACTTGCTCAGAGATGTCAGCCTACGTCAGAGATGTCCCACATGGCCAGGAAGGAGTCGAAGCAGGATCCCTCCTCAGCCTCCTGTATGTAGGCTTGTAGGTGAAGCTGAATGGGGGGCGATGGCCGCCAGGAACATCTCCACACAGATGATGAAGTCCTGGATGAAGTATGGATGAAAGCTACTGTAAGCAAAGCAAGTCTATTCTCACACCTGTTCATGACTTATGTAAAAACCATCATATCTATTTAAGCTATTTAGAAATCTGCACAGGATAGAAGTCCTTGAATGAATCATCTCGTTTCTAGGGCATGAGACCACAAGCCTCAACAGATATTACCTTATACCAAACAAGTAATTTACAACTGCATTACTACAGCATTATGTAGCATTGTAGAAAAGTGTTACTATGGCATTATACAGTGTTGTATTGTCTTGCATTACCTGTAGGCCTGTAGCTACAGCCTCCACACTGTCCCAGTCCCACGTGTGTCTCTCTTGAGATCACTCCAACCTTGACCAAGAGAGCGATGAACGCAGCTTGCCTAAGATAGATTCCAGACAACAGAGTGGAAATAATCAATCCTATACACTGCAGCCAACACAGGGAACGCATTAACCCAATTACTGGCTATAATCCACACAGCTTTAAAACATACTTTGTTAACAAGTCCTACACATGCAATTctgaaaaaaaattgtataaGAAATACAAATGGGCATCCAAAACTGTGTACTTTAATGGATAAAAATGCTGATCCATGAATTGCAGACACATTGACtggtaaacaaatattttattaatcatgGAGGTcgataacctggtcccagatctgtttgtgctatgtCAATGGCTTGACATTGACCACAgggttggcaagacagcacaaacagatctggaaccaggctaggagGTAGATTCAGGTGATCCAAAATGGCAGCCCCAAAAAAAGCACTCACCAGAAGGAGACGAACACCACCATTTTGACACACAGGAACTCCCCACTGGTCTGATGGGGCCAGTTCCTCTCTTAGGCCTTGTAGAACAGCACCAAGCAGTACATGGcaaactgggagagagagagagagaatataagaGAAAGAGATCACTTACTGAATGCTAAATATTAATAATGTTATTTGTGGTGGTGGTATGGTGACAGGAAGTTACAGCAATGTGGAGACAAGTGTGAAAAATACGGAACCTACCAGCTGGGACATATTGTTGAATATCACCAGGTACGTCCAGCATTGGTTGAGCTGAAGTTACCTTCATCATACACACCACAGAGCTACATATCCTACAGGATAGTGAATGGAGACATGTGATATGACTTGATACAAAAAGTCAATTTATATGTGGTGAGTGTTAGGGAATAGGTTAGGTAGTTTAGACCGCACCCTACAGCTTACTTCCACACCCAGTCCCCCAAGGGTGGCAGCTTGGAGAGCCGAAGGCTGCTGGTTGATTTGGTGGCCAtgatactttatttattttaaaatcttTAGGTTTGGGCATGCCTTTGGTATTTTCCTTTTTGACAATATTATGTTTCGTCACCATCTGAACAATGATAATCTGCTTGGACTGCCGACCCagaagtcagagagacagagctggCCGGACCAAGGTAAGGTTGCTGTCTCTCTGGCAAATGTACATTCAACACTTAGCATATAACATAAGTCCATCCTGAATGGAAAACAGATCCTGTGAAAAACACTTACAAGGCAATAACTGTTGTGACTGTCTGACAACCGTGTACTGCACACTCCCAGCTTGCATCTCAATAGCAATACCCTGCAATAGGAAAACACGGTACACATTATAAGGAAAGACATCACACAAAATGTTACTTTTTCCCACTATAAAATACACTAACATCTAATCACCAGCTTTGTTTTCATGAATCTCTtccatttcttaaaatcaaaaaCATCCTATGAAGAAAGATGTTGCAATACCTGTGGCTAAAACCGCAGATGCACAGCATTAGTTCAAATGCAGAGTAAACAAAACAGATGAGCCTATGCTGTCTTTCTGTTCTTTAGGCTGGTGCATTTTTCAAAATGAGAACACGTTGTTCCACTTGCAAACACTCTGGTTCTGTTTCTAATCAACTGCAGGCAGACATGCTACATATTACTATTTTTGCCTGACTGGGGCTCGTTTGGAGCTGGCGAGTAGCAATGGAGACTTGGAGAGACTTCAAGCAGCCAAACAAACACCTTGAAGGTAACTTTCTAGAAAGAGACTCAAAATGGAGGCCACACAGACTGGACCACTTTAACACCCAACTTCCTTTTGATTATGACCTGAAATATAAATGTAACTTAAAACACATCAATGTATAAAAAACATGTTATTAATCCTAAAATATCCATTCATAACACGTAAAACAAGTGGTAGTTTATTGCTGCACAAAAACATAGACCTTCATCCTAAAATGTAAACTTATAACACATGTATGGATAAATATAAGCTCCTTATTAGCCTGGCTGATTGCGCATAACTCCATAGATATTGATAGAGCTCTAACGGCCAAAAGCCTGTTTTAGTATGGACAGGGCCTTAAGGACTTTCacaattttaaagtagtcaattggTGGACTTCCTATGgtttaaggaaggatcacataaacCATCCAGGTCATAAGGAGGCTTCAGCCAATGAATTATTAGTGAACATTCCATAACCACAGTGCAGAAAATTTGCCAATCtgctttatatatttgttcaaacAACACATTCCAGGTGGCAGTATGACCATTAATTTTGTATACCAACTTATAAAGATAGTAGAAGAAAAttcactacttcaaaatggagatagcaTCAATGCCCTGCCCATGCTCCCAGACACCCTAATGGACAGATACAATGTTGCGTCTTCTATCTCTATGAGTAAAGCAACCCCTATGTTTGTTCTCATGCCAAATGCACAGACCTAACAGATCTGGACAGGGCCGTTCATTATAGCACACATACACTTAAAGAACTACAAAAACTATAAAAGCAACAAACTCACTCTCCCATGGGCCATGCCGGGCAGCAGCAGAGGGAGGAAGGTGTTTCTGCTGCTCCTGCACCTCCAGCATCAGTACCAGGCTGGGTACTGGTTACCCatgttgagagagtgagagagaaataaagagaagagaggaat
The nucleotide sequence above comes from Salvelinus sp. IW2-2015 unplaced genomic scaffold, ASM291031v2 Un_scaffold1055, whole genome shotgun sequence. Encoded proteins:
- the tmem184c gene encoding LOW QUALITY PROTEIN: transmembrane protein 184C (The sequence of the model RefSeq protein was modified relative to this genomic sequence to represent the inferred CDS: inserted 7 bases in 5 codons; deleted 1 base in 1 codon; substituted 3 bases at 3 genomic stop codons), which translates into the protein MPCTCGNWRRWIRPLVVLLYFLVVLVVLLPLCIWELQKSEVGTHNKAWFIAGIFVFMTIPISLWGILQHLVNYTQPELQKPIIRILWMVPIYSLDSWIALKYPALPSMXHVQECYEAYVIYNFMIFLLNYLGNQVPSLVLMLEVQEQQKHLPPXCCCPAWPMGEVLLLRCKLGVXQYTVVRQSQQLLPLSCRLCGVYDEGNFSSTNXWTYLVIFNNMSQLFAMYCLVLFYKAXERNWPHQTSGEFLCVKMVVFVSFWQAAFIALLVKVGVISERHTWDWDSVEAVATGLQDFIICVEMFLAAIAPHXQLHLQAYIQEAEEGSCFDSFLAMWDISDVXADISEQVRNVGXENGYGRPRKTYFGEAEDDGERSGLLSPGSWTPSSHGGLVQPGVPKGSYQGLAKPKHHSLSAPAGLSNAQWIGEGDGEEREDDGRQAPEPRNTTNEPTDSXTDDLVVIT